DNA sequence from the Bacteroidales bacterium genome:
AGCTTGAAGCTTTTTATGGTAGCACTCTGATACAAGCTTCTCTAAATCCTTACACCCTTCTATCAGCCCTTTGATTAGGTACGTAGCTGTAACCCCTGATGTATCCGAAACAACGGATGACAGCTTGATGTTTGCGTCTTCTAAAACCCTTATGATACGGTTTTTCTCTGATACAACGGTCCCAACCAGCTTCTTCTTGTAGCGGTGTAAGTCCCGTAATGCTTGAATATTCTCCGGTGGAATGAAGCTGCCTTTTAGCAAACCACTTATGAGTAACTTGCATATCCATTGGCTATCTGCCTTATCCGTCTTTCTGCCCGGTACGTTTTTTATGTGCCTTGCGTTTACCACAAGCAGGTTTAGTGGATACTCCCGAAGCACGTGCAGTACCGGCTTCCAGTAAATGCCTGTGCTTTCCATTGCCCCGTCTGTCACTTGTAACCTCTCGAGCCACTCGCCCAATTCTTTCAAAGAGCTTGTTGTGGTGCCAAAGGTGCGGGTTTCTGTTTGAATTCCCTTGCCCATTACGGTTGCTACAACCGTATCTCGATGTACATCGAGCCCACAACCTCGCTCGATGACTTGTTCAAATTCAACTGTTCGTTTGGCCATGTCCTTTTTTGTTCAAAGGTACACAGTTCGCGACTCAATTTTCATCCGTGTTTGTGCTTGTGCACTATAATGGGTGTTTCATACCATTGTTTTTAAAAGTTTTCCCAGAAGAACGATAAGTTGTAAAATAGCAGGTCACTATTCATTTCATAGCAACCTGCCTTTCACCCGGCGGTTATTCTTCGCCGTTTTCCAGTCCCGTTTTTACCCGGTAAGCTTTTTCAACATTGGAAACATAAATAATCCCGTCACCGGGGTTTAATGTTTTTCCATATTCTGAAATGATACTTACCACCGTATTAACTTTTGCTTTCTCAATAACCATCACAATTTTGGCCATTGGACTATCGGTAACAGAAAATTTCTGCGAAACAAATGCGTTTTCATCTTGCAGTTTTCCCGTACCTTCTGCCGAAGAAAGCGTAATGTTCTCAAAATCATTGTCGATTAAATGGTGAACAATTTCATTCACTTTATTTGGTCTTACAAATGCTTTTATTTCTTTCATAATTTTATTGTTTTAATCATCATCTCCGGTTTCTTCTTTCTTCATATCAGCCAATAAATAGTAGGCTGCATTCAAAACTACCTGTGTGTTATCAGGCAACGAATTTATCAAATGTATTTCCGTATATCCATCGTCTTTCAGTCCGGGAATAACTTCGACCATTCGGAAGGCCATACTATTTTCTTCCGCATTATCTTCATTGTCGGCATGGATTTCTTCATTTGCAGGTTCGTCCTTTTCTCGTTCTTC
Encoded proteins:
- a CDS encoding P-II family nitrogen regulator is translated as MKEIKAFVRPNKVNEIVHHLIDNDFENITLSSAEGTGKLQDENAFVSQKFSVTDSPMAKIVMVIEKAKVNTVVSIISEYGKTLNPGDGIIYVSNVEKAYRVKTGLENGEE